A window of the Vigna angularis cultivar LongXiaoDou No.4 chromosome 3, ASM1680809v1, whole genome shotgun sequence genome harbors these coding sequences:
- the LOC108325654 gene encoding uncharacterized protein LOC108325654 has translation MEMSGSSSSKKRKLVCREEDEEAQMETFFALVRNIRETRDRWMGLKSGDRRSKRGEIMRKEENNMVGVWKPTFQVEDFADEEARQRKSASDPSASQREDCEKKEAAEKGIDLSLSL, from the coding sequence ATGGAGATGAGTGGTAGTAGCAGCAGCAAGAAGAGGAAGCTAGTTTGCCGCGAAGAGGACGAGGAGGCCCAAATGGAGACGTTCTTCGCTTTGGTCAGAAACATCCGCGAGACACGTGATCGATGGATGGGTTTGAAGTCGGGTGACAGAAGGAGCAAGAGGGGTGAGATTATGAGGAAGGAAGAAAATAATATGGTTGGGGTTTGGAAGCCAACGTTTCAGGTTGAGGATTTCGCTGATGAGGAAGCTCGGCAACGAAAATCAGCTTCAGACCCTAGTGCTTCTCAGAGGGAAGACTGTGAAAAGAAAGAGGCTGCAGAAAAGGGTATTGATCTGAGTCTCTCGCTTTGA